From one Burkholderia latens genomic stretch:
- the pdeR gene encoding cyclic di-GMP phosphodiesterase has protein sequence MDDENDSAVLEAHLGTRSPCWRLGSDSNALELAAVRGLTNIAVALTGEQAARIRALTGVTSHLVLELALFGDAVSLHLVGKKVDTANWAGTASAYSDTASVASDLAHGLAFAEQVVSEVNSLVVILDRNGMVQRFNRLCEEVTGKREVDVIGRSAFELFMSPEQGAQSRSNITGFFASNKSFAVERYINTVNGPRLFQFRNKFVQSGSGADEQFLICSGIDITEERNAQQRLTELANTDGLTGLPNRHAISERIRIALGAERADMRGQVGILFLDLDNFKRVNDHYGHITGDRLLQDVSAVIGGCLPSGATLARLGGDEFLVLFENGTRALLEATAQIILERMRTPIHLGLVEVYTSCSIGIAMYPHHGDSLETLIRSADTAMYVAKEEGKHTYRVFSMEMNQKVAKYMWLDTNLRKALEEEQFVLHYQPVIDIATGDVHSVEALIRWQSPDRGLVAPIEFIRFAEESGLIAPLGRWVMRTAAAQAAAWKAKGLGVRIAVNVSARQLQDTNIVLQFASILDGAALKPSLVDIELTESSFIEDEEAAHELMKQFRQLGAEIHLDDFGTGYSSLSQLSRLPLDSIKLDRSFITGIDRNPRSQALVRSVVSLAKALSFSVVAEGVETRAEADFLKQIDVDHAQGFYFARPMPAQAFEAWLAETRKLRLIA, from the coding sequence ATGGACGACGAAAACGATAGCGCGGTGCTGGAGGCGCATCTCGGTACGCGCAGCCCATGCTGGCGCCTCGGCAGCGACAGCAATGCACTCGAGCTGGCCGCCGTTCGAGGCCTCACCAATATCGCGGTGGCGCTGACCGGCGAGCAGGCCGCGCGGATTCGCGCGCTCACCGGCGTCACGTCCCACCTGGTGCTCGAGCTCGCGCTGTTCGGCGATGCGGTCAGCCTCCATCTGGTCGGCAAGAAGGTCGATACCGCGAACTGGGCCGGCACGGCGTCCGCTTATTCCGATACGGCGTCCGTTGCGAGCGACCTCGCGCACGGGCTCGCGTTCGCCGAGCAGGTCGTGTCCGAGGTGAACTCGCTGGTCGTGATCCTGGACCGCAACGGGATGGTGCAGCGCTTCAACCGGCTGTGCGAGGAAGTGACCGGCAAGCGCGAGGTCGACGTGATCGGCCGCAGCGCGTTCGAGCTGTTCATGAGCCCCGAGCAGGGCGCACAGTCGCGCAGCAACATCACCGGCTTTTTCGCGAGCAACAAGTCGTTCGCGGTCGAGCGCTACATCAACACGGTCAACGGGCCGCGCCTGTTTCAGTTCCGCAACAAGTTCGTGCAGAGCGGCAGCGGCGCCGACGAGCAGTTCCTGATCTGCTCGGGCATCGACATCACGGAGGAGCGCAACGCGCAGCAGCGGCTCACCGAGCTCGCGAACACCGACGGGCTGACCGGCTTGCCGAACCGTCACGCGATCAGCGAGCGCATCCGCATCGCGCTGGGCGCGGAGCGCGCCGACATGCGCGGCCAGGTGGGGATCCTGTTCCTCGATCTCGACAACTTCAAGCGCGTCAACGATCACTACGGCCACATCACCGGCGACCGGCTGCTGCAGGACGTGTCCGCGGTCATCGGCGGCTGCCTGCCGTCCGGTGCGACGCTTGCGCGGCTCGGCGGCGACGAGTTCCTGGTGTTGTTCGAGAACGGCACGCGCGCGCTGCTCGAGGCGACCGCGCAGATCATCCTCGAGCGGATGCGCACGCCGATTCATCTCGGGCTGGTCGAGGTCTACACGAGCTGCTCGATCGGCATCGCGATGTATCCGCACCACGGCGATTCGCTCGAAACGCTGATCCGCAGCGCCGATACCGCGATGTACGTCGCGAAGGAAGAAGGCAAGCATACGTACCGCGTGTTCTCGATGGAGATGAACCAGAAGGTCGCGAAGTACATGTGGCTCGACACGAACCTGCGCAAGGCGCTCGAGGAAGAGCAGTTCGTGCTGCACTACCAGCCGGTCATCGACATTGCGACCGGCGACGTGCACAGCGTCGAGGCGCTGATCCGCTGGCAGTCGCCCGATCGCGGGCTGGTCGCGCCGATCGAGTTCATCCGTTTCGCCGAGGAGTCGGGGCTGATCGCGCCGCTCGGCCGCTGGGTGATGCGCACCGCGGCCGCGCAGGCCGCCGCGTGGAAGGCGAAGGGGCTCGGCGTACGGATTGCCGTGAACGTGTCCGCACGGCAGTTGCAGGACACGAACATCGTGCTGCAGTTCGCATCGATTCTCGACGGCGCGGCGCTCAAGCCCAGCCTCGTCGATATCGAGCTTACCGAAAGCAGCTTCATCGAAGACGAAGAAGCGGCGCACGAGCTGATGAAGCAGTTCCGCCAACTCGGCGCAGAGATCCATCTCGACGATTTCGGCACCGGCTATTCGTCGCTGTCGCAACTGTCGCGGTTGCCGCTCGATTCGATCAAGCTCGATCGCAGCTTCATCACCGGCATCGACCGCAACCCGCGCTCGCAGGCGCTGGTACGCTCGGTCGTGTCGCTCGCGAAGGCGCTGAGTTTTTCGGTGGTCGCCGAAGGCGTCGAAACGCGCGCCGAAGCCGACTTCCTGAAGCAGATCGACGTCGACCACGCACAGGGCTTCTACTTCGCGCGGCCGATGCCGGCCCAGGCGTTCGAAGCGTGGCTCGCGGAAACGAGAAAGCTCAGGCTGATCGCCTGA
- a CDS encoding DUF3857 domain-containing transglutaminase family protein, protein MVRFPFPSNGIRPRSAFALALAAACAALACPAFAGAAADDVPPVTIVSDVHVFVLQHDGSLDEQDDSTLRANDANGIDAIAQRYVWFDKNLEKVELIAAETIDRDGVAHPVGPDGIRDVQEPRSAGAPTFQDGLLRTVVFPGVEAGSSTRIAFRKSRTKPVNAGYFGYTVEPSREPVESQRLIFDVPADLPLHADARGYVALPPVTANGRTRYEFDYRHGPYDRIESGSVGYPTYGDRLVVSTLPDYAAFAARYRDAAVDPGANDPAVVQLARALTAGADDPHDKARILYDWVQANVRYVAIFLGETAAAPHRVTDILRNRYGDCKDHVALFGALLAAVGIRSEPVLINLGAVYTLPSVPGYGGGAINHAITWLPDLGLYADTTTAGIAFGYLPPIVMDRPALLVDSGVLSRTPATQTKRRTARVDIDASQPGAARFHALVNDEGWTAELERNVFRRAPPERLRQLANERLRQSGLRGRTQIATSDRRATGGPFDVTFTGTLDHFVWPDGTTAVPALSSVTGGIATQVESWLAEPVRTQPWTCVGGTFDETGQIALPADVAVTDLPADTAVRDRFIDFTSHYVFDPAAHVVQVTRRMTAEFGRQVCTADEFTALRASLERIERDAQAQIVVRAKQR, encoded by the coding sequence GTGGTGCGCTTTCCATTTCCATCGAACGGCATCCGGCCGCGCAGCGCCTTTGCGCTCGCGCTCGCCGCCGCCTGTGCCGCGCTCGCGTGCCCGGCGTTTGCTGGTGCCGCCGCCGACGACGTGCCGCCGGTCACGATCGTCAGCGATGTGCATGTGTTCGTGCTGCAGCACGACGGCTCGCTCGACGAGCAAGACGATTCGACGCTGCGTGCGAACGATGCGAACGGGATCGACGCAATCGCGCAACGCTACGTGTGGTTCGACAAGAACCTCGAAAAGGTCGAGCTGATCGCGGCCGAGACGATCGATCGCGACGGCGTCGCGCATCCGGTCGGCCCGGACGGCATCCGCGACGTCCAAGAGCCGCGTTCGGCCGGCGCGCCGACGTTTCAGGACGGGCTGTTGCGCACCGTCGTATTTCCCGGCGTCGAAGCCGGGTCGAGCACGCGCATCGCGTTCCGCAAGTCGCGCACGAAGCCCGTCAACGCCGGTTATTTCGGCTATACGGTCGAACCGTCGCGCGAGCCGGTGGAGAGCCAGAGGCTGATCTTCGACGTGCCGGCCGACCTGCCGCTGCATGCGGATGCGCGCGGCTACGTCGCGCTGCCGCCCGTCACCGCGAACGGCCGCACGCGCTACGAATTTGACTACCGGCATGGCCCGTACGACCGGATCGAGAGCGGCTCGGTCGGCTATCCGACCTACGGCGACCGGCTCGTCGTGTCCACGCTGCCCGACTATGCAGCGTTCGCCGCGCGCTACCGCGACGCGGCCGTGGATCCGGGTGCGAACGATCCGGCCGTGGTGCAGCTGGCGCGCGCGCTCACCGCCGGCGCCGACGATCCGCACGACAAGGCGCGCATCCTGTACGACTGGGTGCAGGCGAACGTGCGGTACGTCGCGATCTTCCTCGGCGAGACGGCCGCCGCGCCGCATCGCGTGACGGACATCCTGCGCAATCGCTACGGCGACTGCAAGGACCACGTCGCGCTGTTCGGCGCGCTGCTCGCGGCGGTCGGCATCCGGAGCGAACCGGTGCTGATCAATCTCGGCGCGGTGTACACGCTGCCGTCGGTGCCCGGTTACGGCGGCGGCGCGATCAATCATGCGATCACGTGGCTGCCGGATCTCGGCCTCTACGCGGACACCACGACAGCCGGCATCGCATTCGGCTACCTGCCGCCGATCGTGATGGACCGGCCGGCGCTGCTGGTCGATAGCGGCGTGCTGTCGCGTACTCCGGCCACGCAGACGAAGCGCCGCACCGCCCGCGTGGACATCGATGCGTCGCAACCGGGCGCGGCGCGATTTCACGCGCTCGTCAACGACGAAGGCTGGACGGCCGAGCTCGAGCGCAACGTGTTTCGCCGGGCGCCGCCCGAGCGCCTGCGGCAGCTCGCGAACGAACGGCTGCGACAAAGCGGGTTGCGCGGCCGCACGCAGATCGCGACGAGCGACCGCCGCGCGACCGGCGGCCCGTTCGACGTGACGTTCACCGGCACGCTCGATCACTTCGTCTGGCCGGACGGCACGACCGCGGTGCCCGCGCTGTCGAGCGTGACCGGCGGGATCGCGACGCAGGTCGAAAGCTGGCTTGCCGAACCGGTGCGCACGCAGCCCTGGACGTGTGTCGGCGGCACGTTCGACGAGACCGGGCAGATCGCGCTGCCGGCCGACGTCGCGGTGACTGACCTGCCGGCCGACACCGCCGTGCGCGACCGCTTCATCGATTTCACGTCGCATTACGTGTTCGATCCGGCCGCGCACGTCGTGCAGGTCACGCGGCGGATGACGGCCGAATTCGGCCGGCAGGTCTGCACGGCCGACGAGTTCACCGCGCTGCGTGCGTCGCTCGAGCGCATCGAGCGCGACGCGCAGGCGCAGATCGTCGTGAGGGCGAAGCAACGTTGA
- a CDS encoding crotonase/enoyl-CoA hydratase family protein codes for MQLQSHPACRPFYEAGELSQLTAFYEEGRNVMWMMLRSEPRPCFNQQLVTDIIHLARVARESGLRFDFWVTGSLVPELFNVGGDLSFFVDAIRSGRRDQLMAYARSCIDGVYEIYTGFGTGAISIAMVEGSALGGGFEAALAHHYVLAQKGVKLGFPEIAFNLFPGMGGYSLVARKADRGLAESLISSGEAHAAEWYEDRGLIDQTFDAGDAYLATRTFIDVMTPKLNGIRAMLRARERVFQLTRSELMDITEEWVRAAFTIEPKDLAYMERLVMLQNRRVSKLRTV; via the coding sequence ATGCAACTCCAATCCCATCCGGCGTGCCGTCCGTTTTATGAAGCAGGAGAACTCTCACAACTGACCGCGTTCTATGAGGAAGGGCGCAATGTCATGTGGATGATGCTGAGATCCGAGCCGCGGCCGTGCTTCAACCAGCAGCTCGTCACGGACATCATCCATCTCGCGCGCGTCGCACGCGAGTCGGGTCTACGCTTCGACTTCTGGGTGACGGGCTCGCTCGTGCCCGAGCTGTTCAACGTCGGCGGCGACCTGAGCTTCTTCGTCGACGCGATCCGCAGCGGCCGGCGCGATCAGCTGATGGCCTACGCGCGCTCGTGCATCGACGGCGTGTACGAGATCTACACGGGCTTCGGCACCGGTGCGATCTCGATCGCAATGGTCGAGGGCAGCGCGCTGGGCGGCGGCTTCGAGGCCGCGCTCGCCCACCACTACGTACTCGCGCAGAAAGGCGTGAAGCTCGGCTTTCCCGAGATCGCGTTCAACCTGTTTCCGGGGATGGGCGGGTATTCGCTGGTCGCCCGCAAGGCGGACCGCGGGCTCGCGGAATCGCTGATCTCGAGCGGCGAAGCTCATGCGGCCGAGTGGTACGAGGATCGCGGGCTGATCGACCAGACCTTCGACGCGGGCGATGCTTACCTCGCCACACGCACCTTCATCGACGTGATGACCCCGAAGCTGAACGGCATCCGCGCGATGCTGCGCGCGCGCGAGCGCGTGTTCCAGCTCACGCGTTCGGAGCTGATGGACATCACCGAGGAATGGGTGCGCGCGGCGTTCACGATCGAGCCGAAGGACCTCGCGTACATGGAACGTCTGGTGATGCTGCAGAACCGGCGCGTGTCGAAGCTGCGCACGGTGTGA
- a CDS encoding AraC family transcriptional regulator, which yields MSEPLLPPAPDVHDLVSELLLGMRLSGVQYRRIHVPRPFGLSFGHAPGRAQFHFVGRGPVLLRDSDGTTVRLEAGDAILLPHGRKHALLSDPDAPCREIGGFEAAKICDTVASVGAASCAAAEPAAGDALIFSACMELDLGGMQPLVGTMPAFMHVGTLLARYPEIRPILDAMERESCSERAGFAGILARLADVVAAFIVRGWVECGCGDATGWVQALREPKLGRAIVALHRDPGRNWSVAELAAEAGVSRSVFAERFLAATGMTPVRYLTELRMRLAAQWIARDRETIEAVAYRLGYGSLAAFSRAFKRVVGRPPGAVRAEGDAHADAPADA from the coding sequence ATGTCCGAACCGCTGCTTCCTCCCGCGCCCGACGTGCACGATCTCGTCAGCGAACTACTGCTGGGCATGCGCCTGAGCGGCGTCCAATACCGCCGGATCCACGTGCCGCGGCCGTTCGGGCTGAGCTTCGGTCATGCGCCGGGCCGTGCGCAGTTCCATTTCGTCGGGCGCGGCCCCGTGCTGCTGCGCGACTCGGACGGCACGACGGTGCGGCTCGAGGCCGGCGATGCGATCCTGCTGCCGCACGGCCGCAAGCATGCGCTGTTGTCCGATCCGGACGCCCCGTGCCGCGAGATCGGCGGGTTCGAGGCTGCGAAGATCTGCGATACGGTCGCGTCGGTCGGCGCCGCGTCGTGCGCGGCAGCGGAGCCCGCCGCCGGCGATGCGCTGATCTTCAGCGCGTGCATGGAGCTCGATCTCGGCGGCATGCAACCGCTCGTCGGCACAATGCCGGCGTTCATGCACGTCGGCACGCTGCTCGCGCGCTACCCGGAAATCCGGCCGATACTCGACGCGATGGAACGCGAATCGTGCTCGGAGCGCGCGGGTTTCGCAGGCATCCTCGCGCGGCTCGCGGACGTGGTCGCCGCGTTCATCGTGCGCGGCTGGGTCGAGTGCGGCTGCGGCGATGCGACCGGCTGGGTGCAGGCGCTGCGCGAACCGAAGCTCGGCCGCGCGATCGTCGCGCTGCATCGCGATCCGGGCCGCAACTGGAGTGTCGCCGAACTGGCCGCCGAAGCCGGCGTGTCGCGCTCGGTGTTCGCCGAGCGTTTTCTCGCGGCCACCGGGATGACGCCGGTGCGCTACCTGACCGAGCTGAGAATGCGCCTCGCCGCACAGTGGATCGCGCGCGACCGCGAGACGATCGAGGCGGTCGCGTACCGGCTCGGCTACGGGTCGCTCGCCGCGTTCAGCCGCGCGTTCAAGCGCGTGGTCGGACGGCCGCCGGGCGCGGTGCGTGCGGAAGGCGACGCGCACGCCGACGCCCCCGCCGACGCATAA
- a CDS encoding MFS transporter: MNPGISSAATTAAPREPAWGAVFAMTLGVFGLVTAEFLPASLLTPMADSLGVTEGVAGQAVTATATVALVTSLLISALTRTIDRRRVLLAFSVLLVASNLAVAFAPNLAMLLIGRVVLGIALGGFWTMATATAMRLVPTALVPRALSIIFSGVAVATIASAPMGSYFGHLIGWRNVFLIAAGLGGVAFLSQVVTLPSMPPSGTTRLRTLVDVLRRPTVGLGMFATILVFTGHFAFFTYLRPFLEQVAGVGVNGLSAILLGYGIANFVGTSLAGRVLEHRLRPMLIGMPALMVVLGVALVALGRAPMFDAVLVALWGMAFGGVPVAWSTWVTRTVPDEAESAGGLIVAAIQLAIATGAAAGGVVFDANGAGGVFLGAAAVLAVAVATIVTGVPKRVGATALAE, translated from the coding sequence ATGAATCCCGGAATCTCTTCTGCCGCCACCACGGCGGCGCCCCGCGAGCCGGCCTGGGGCGCCGTTTTCGCGATGACGCTTGGCGTGTTCGGTCTCGTCACCGCCGAATTCTTGCCTGCGAGCCTGCTCACGCCGATGGCCGACAGCCTCGGCGTGACCGAGGGCGTTGCCGGCCAGGCCGTCACGGCCACCGCGACGGTCGCGCTCGTCACGAGCCTGCTGATTTCCGCGCTGACGCGCACGATCGATCGCCGCCGCGTGCTGCTCGCGTTCTCGGTGCTGCTCGTCGCGTCGAATCTCGCCGTTGCGTTCGCGCCGAACCTGGCGATGCTGCTGATCGGCCGCGTCGTGCTCGGCATCGCGCTCGGCGGCTTCTGGACGATGGCGACCGCCACCGCGATGCGGCTCGTGCCGACCGCGCTGGTGCCGCGCGCGCTGTCGATCATCTTCAGCGGCGTCGCGGTCGCGACGATCGCATCCGCGCCGATGGGCAGCTACTTCGGTCACCTGATCGGCTGGCGCAACGTGTTCCTGATCGCCGCCGGACTCGGCGGCGTCGCATTCCTGTCGCAGGTTGTCACGCTGCCGTCGATGCCGCCGAGTGGCACCACGCGGCTGCGTACGCTCGTCGACGTGCTGCGCCGGCCGACCGTCGGCCTCGGGATGTTCGCGACGATCCTCGTGTTCACCGGACATTTCGCATTCTTCACGTATCTGCGGCCGTTCCTCGAACAGGTGGCGGGCGTCGGCGTGAACGGGTTGTCGGCGATCCTGCTCGGCTACGGAATCGCCAACTTCGTCGGCACGTCGCTCGCGGGCCGCGTGCTCGAACACCGGCTGCGGCCGATGCTGATCGGGATGCCGGCGTTGATGGTCGTGCTCGGCGTCGCGCTCGTCGCGCTTGGACGCGCGCCGATGTTCGACGCGGTGCTCGTCGCGTTGTGGGGGATGGCGTTCGGCGGCGTGCCGGTTGCGTGGTCGACGTGGGTCACGCGCACCGTGCCCGATGAGGCGGAGAGCGCGGGCGGGCTGATCGTCGCGGCGATCCAGCTCGCGATTGCCACGGGTGCGGCGGCGGGCGGCGTCGTGTTCGACGCGAACGGCGCGGGCGGCGTGTTCCTCGGTGCGGCCGCGGTGCTGGCCGTCGCGGTTGCGACGATCGTCACCGGCGTGCCGAAGCGGGTCGGAGCGACGGCGCTGGCCGAATGA
- a CDS encoding hydantoinase B/oxoprolinase family protein: MTDRHSFPVSSDAARWQFWIDRGGTFTDIVARRPDGTLVTHKLLSENPEQYRDAAVAGIRHLLGLADGEPITPERVDMVKMGTTVATNALLERKGERTALATTRGFRDVLRIAYQNRPRLFDLDIVLPDALYETVVEIDERIGAHGDVVVPLDLQSAEAALRSVFDSGVQALAIVLIHGYRYTAHERALAGLARRIGFTQVSVSHEVSPLMKMVSRGDTTVVDAYLSPILRRYVEQVAHEMPGVNLQFMQSSGGLTRADAFQGKDAILSGPAGGIVGMVRAARAAGFGRVIGFDMGGTSTDVSHYNGEFERVFETQVAGVRMRAPMMSIHTVAAGGGSVLGFDGARLRVGPESAGANPGPAAYRRGGPLTVTDCNVMLGKIQPDHFPRVFGPHADEPLDRAGVVAKFEALADQIHAATGRRDTPEALAEGFLEIAIGSMANAIKKISVQRGHDVSRYVLTTFGGAGGQHACGVADALGMTQVFAHPLAGVLSAYGMGLADQTAMRERAVEAVLSDASLPALNATLDRLADDAIGALLEQGVPAERIATERRVHLRYQGTDSALDVPAGSVAAMQQAFEAAYRQRYAFLMPGTPLVAELASVEAIGCSDAPVEVAPLAPRDADAAPHAHSAVRFYSGGQWHDAALYVRDTLLAGDTIDGPAIVAERNGTTVVEPGWRADMTAQGNLVLTRTTPLPTRRSLGTDADPVRLEIFNNLFMSIAEQMGLRLQNTAYSVNIKERLDFSCAIFDGDGNLIANAPHMPVHLGSMGESIRTVIERNRGRMRDGDVFMLNDPYHGGTHLPDVTVITPVFADGSDAPLFYVGSRGHHADIGGTTPGSMPPDSTHIDEEGVLIDNWQLVSAGVLRDADTRALLASGRYPARNVEQNMADLRAQIAANQKGVDELRRMVAQFGRDVVLAFMGHVQDNAEEAVRRVIGALQDGAYRYALDNGAEIRVAIRVDRAARRAQIDFTGTSAQLDNNFNAPKAVCMAAVLYVFRTLVGDDIPLNAGCLKPLDVIVPARSMLNPEYPAAVVSGNVETSSAITNALYGALGCVASSQGTMNNFTFGNDQYQYYETIAGGSGAGNGFAGVAAVQTHMTNSRLTDPEVLEWRYPVRLESHRLRDGSGGAGRWRGGDGAVRRIRFLEAMTASILSNNRIHAPFGAAGGEAGALGRNTIERADGTVETLRHIGRAQMAPGDVFVVETPGGGGYGAAG; this comes from the coding sequence ATGACTGACCGACACAGTTTCCCCGTTTCCTCCGACGCCGCACGCTGGCAATTCTGGATCGACCGCGGCGGCACGTTCACCGACATCGTCGCGCGCCGGCCCGACGGCACGCTCGTCACGCACAAGCTGCTGTCCGAGAATCCCGAGCAATATCGCGACGCCGCAGTCGCCGGCATTCGCCATCTGCTCGGCCTCGCCGACGGCGAGCCGATCACGCCGGAGCGCGTCGACATGGTGAAGATGGGCACGACGGTCGCGACCAACGCGCTGCTCGAACGCAAGGGCGAGCGCACCGCGCTTGCGACGACCCGCGGCTTTCGCGACGTGCTGCGCATCGCGTACCAGAACCGGCCGCGCCTGTTCGATCTCGACATCGTGCTGCCCGATGCGCTGTACGAGACCGTCGTCGAAATCGACGAGCGGATCGGCGCGCACGGCGACGTCGTTGTGCCGCTCGATCTGCAGAGCGCCGAAGCGGCGCTGCGCAGCGTGTTCGACTCGGGCGTGCAGGCACTCGCGATCGTGCTGATCCACGGCTATCGCTACACCGCGCACGAACGCGCGCTGGCCGGGCTGGCCCGCCGGATCGGCTTCACGCAGGTGTCGGTGTCGCACGAGGTGTCGCCGCTGATGAAGATGGTGTCGCGCGGCGACACGACCGTCGTCGACGCGTATCTGTCGCCGATCCTGCGCCGCTACGTCGAGCAGGTCGCGCACGAGATGCCCGGCGTGAACCTGCAGTTCATGCAAAGCAGCGGCGGTCTCACCCGCGCGGACGCATTCCAGGGCAAGGACGCGATCCTGTCCGGGCCGGCCGGCGGAATCGTCGGGATGGTGCGCGCCGCGCGCGCGGCCGGCTTCGGGCGCGTGATCGGCTTCGACATGGGCGGCACGTCGACCGACGTGTCGCACTACAACGGCGAATTCGAGCGCGTGTTCGAGACGCAGGTGGCCGGCGTACGGATGCGTGCGCCGATGATGAGCATCCATACGGTCGCCGCGGGCGGCGGCTCGGTGCTCGGCTTCGACGGTGCGCGGCTGCGCGTCGGCCCCGAATCGGCCGGCGCGAATCCGGGCCCGGCCGCGTATCGTCGCGGCGGCCCGCTGACGGTGACCGACTGCAACGTGATGCTCGGCAAGATCCAGCCCGACCATTTTCCGCGCGTGTTCGGCCCGCACGCGGACGAGCCGCTCGATCGTGCCGGCGTGGTCGCGAAGTTCGAAGCGCTCGCGGACCAGATCCACGCGGCGACCGGCCGGCGCGACACGCCCGAGGCGCTCGCGGAAGGGTTCCTTGAAATCGCGATCGGCAGCATGGCGAACGCGATCAAGAAGATCTCCGTGCAGCGCGGCCACGACGTGTCGCGCTACGTGCTGACGACGTTCGGCGGCGCGGGCGGCCAGCACGCGTGCGGCGTCGCAGATGCGCTGGGGATGACGCAGGTGTTCGCGCATCCGCTCGCGGGCGTGCTGTCCGCATACGGGATGGGTCTGGCCGACCAGACCGCGATGCGCGAACGCGCTGTGGAAGCGGTGTTGTCCGACGCGTCGCTGCCCGCGCTGAATGCGACGCTCGACCGGCTCGCCGACGACGCGATCGGCGCGCTGCTCGAACAGGGCGTGCCGGCGGAGCGCATCGCGACCGAGCGGCGCGTGCACCTGCGCTACCAGGGCACCGATTCCGCGCTCGACGTGCCGGCCGGAAGCGTCGCCGCGATGCAGCAGGCGTTCGAGGCCGCGTACCGGCAGCGCTATGCGTTCCTGATGCCCGGCACGCCGCTGGTCGCCGAACTCGCGTCGGTCGAGGCGATCGGCTGCTCCGACGCGCCGGTCGAGGTCGCGCCGCTCGCGCCGCGCGACGCGGACGCGGCGCCGCACGCACACAGTGCGGTGCGGTTCTACTCGGGCGGCCAGTGGCACGACGCGGCGTTGTACGTGCGCGATACGCTGCTCGCCGGCGATACGATCGACGGCCCGGCGATCGTCGCGGAGCGGAACGGCACGACCGTCGTCGAACCCGGCTGGCGCGCCGACATGACCGCGCAGGGCAACCTGGTCCTGACGCGCACGACGCCGTTGCCGACGCGCCGCTCGCTCGGCACCGACGCCGATCCGGTGCGGCTCGAGATCTTCAACAACCTGTTCATGTCGATCGCCGAGCAAATGGGACTGCGGCTGCAGAACACCGCGTACTCGGTGAACATCAAGGAACGGCTCGACTTCTCGTGCGCGATCTTCGACGGCGACGGCAACCTGATCGCGAACGCGCCGCACATGCCCGTGCATCTCGGCTCGATGGGCGAGAGCATCCGGACGGTGATCGAGCGCAACCGCGGCCGGATGCGCGACGGCGACGTGTTCATGCTGAACGATCCGTATCACGGCGGCACGCATCTGCCCGACGTCACGGTGATCACGCCGGTGTTCGCGGACGGCTCGGACGCGCCGCTGTTCTACGTCGGCTCGCGCGGCCACCATGCGGACATTGGCGGCACGACGCCGGGCTCGATGCCGCCCGATTCGACGCACATCGACGAAGAGGGCGTGCTGATCGACAACTGGCAGCTCGTGTCGGCGGGCGTGCTGCGCGATGCGGACACGCGCGCGCTGCTCGCGTCGGGCCGCTACCCGGCGCGCAACGTCGAGCAGAACATGGCCGACTTGCGCGCGCAGATCGCCGCGAACCAGAAGGGCGTCGACGAGTTGCGGCGGATGGTTGCACAGTTCGGCCGCGACGTCGTGCTCGCATTCATGGGGCACGTGCAGGACAACGCCGAAGAAGCAGTGCGGCGGGTGATCGGCGCGCTGCAGGACGGCGCGTATCGCTATGCGCTCGACAACGGCGCCGAGATTCGCGTCGCGATCCGCGTCGACCGTGCGGCACGGCGCGCGCAGATCGACTTCACCGGCACGTCCGCGCAGCTCGACAACAACTTCAACGCGCCGAAGGCCGTTTGCATGGCCGCGGTGCTGTATGTGTTCCGCACGCTCGTCGGCGACGACATTCCGCTCAACGCCGGCTGTCTGAAGCCGCTCGACGTGATCGTGCCCGCGCGCTCGATGCTGAATCCCGAGTATCCGGCGGCGGTCGTGTCGGGCAACGTCGAAACGTCGTCGGCGATCACCAACGCGCTGTATGGCGCACTCGGCTGCGTCGCATCGAGCCAGGGAACGATGAATAACTTCACATTCGGTAACGATCAATACCAGTACTACGAGACGATCGCCGGCGGCAGCGGCGCGGGCAACGGCTTCGCGGGCGTGGCCGCGGTGCAGACGCACATGACCAACTCGCGGCTGACCGATCCGGAGGTGCTCGAATGGCGTTACCCGGTGCGGCTCGAGTCGCACCGGCTGCGCGACGGGTCGGGTGGCGCCGGCCGCTGGCGCGGCGGCGACGGCGCCGTGCGGCGGATTCGGTTCCTCGAGGCGATGACCGCGTCGATCCTGTCGAACAACCGGATCCACGCGCCGTTCGGCGCGGCGGGCGGCGAGGCCGGCGCGCTTGGCCGCAACACGATCGAGCGGGCGGACGGCACGGTCGAAACCCTGCGGCATATCGGCCGCGCGCAGATGGCGCCGGGCGACGTATTCGTCGTCGAGACCCCGGGCGGCGGCGGTTACGGCGCGGCGGGCTGA